One part of the Malus sylvestris chromosome 2, drMalSylv7.2, whole genome shotgun sequence genome encodes these proteins:
- the LOC126613878 gene encoding pentatricopeptide repeat-containing protein At3g16610-like isoform X2 has protein sequence MSSFLRHSNTLSSSPLILSLVRHKHSSINSRTPRFLRLLNLCKTCEGLRPLTSLLIVQGLVKDVFLVEQFVRSCFHLGSSHLALSLFQQIQRPSLGLQNLVIRYLSNHGLYHELLYVYLHSGASGCPSDDFTFPFVIKACAALAAIRTGKEVHGVVIRTGFEQNLVIQTALVDFYAKTGCMGMARQMIDRIPQPDLVAWNALIAGYSSNGLNWEAFDVFGEILVMNLKPNLSTLATVIPVCTRLGCMHTGKSLHCFALKSGYLSNNFLVPALISMYAGDEDLCGARNLFDSVPEKNVVVWNAMISAYTQMQKAISAFAMFRCMLRVDLQPNFVTFVSVIPSCENSSSLSFGESLHACVIKHGSENQLPILTALVSMYAKLGDTDSSQYLFEPMPSKNLLLWNSMISGYVYNGLWNLSLGVFREMQFSGFVPDAVSIVSVLSACSKLEADLVGKSVHAFSIRKGFLSNLNLSNALLAFYSDCHRLSYSITLLREMPTKNSITWNTLISGCVHHCKMEKAVAFYHQMQKEGFQLDLVTLISILPSLGEKESLGQGMAIHGYAIKKGFSSDISMGNSLISMYCNCGDLDAGTLLFKVMPTRSVVSWNALMTGFRNHNLQNEVWVLFGEMIKDDERPNYVTLLNLLPACRTQLQGKSIHAVAFRTGIVEETPLHTSLMFMYARFENINSCLLQFQTGNMKDISLWNAFLSVQIQTKNSEIAVSFFRGLLRMGLEPDNVTVLSLVSACVQLNSLNLADSVTAYTIRKGFDKDLVISNALINMLARCGNILSARKLFEGLVEKDSVSWNVMINGYGLHGDGEGALDLFLQMKLSGVKPNGITYSSILSACSHCGLVEQGRLVFNSMAERGISPEIEHYACMVDLFGRTESMRTLNLAKELVGCFRNRTRKTRDRM, from the coding sequence ATGAGTTCCTTCCTCCGACACTCCAATACCCTGTCTTCTTCCCCGTTGATTCTCTCTCTTGTCAGACACAAACATTCTTCAATCAATTCGAGAACACCCCGCTTCCTCCGTCTGCTAAACCTCTGCAAAACCTGCGAGGGCTTGAGGCCTCTCACCTCCCTTCTCATCGTACAAGGACTTGTTAAGGATGTTTTTCTGGTGGAGCAATTCGTCAGGTCCTGTTTTCATCTGGGTTCTTCACATTTAGCTCTCTCTCTATTCCAACAAATCCAAAGGCCAAGTCTTGGCCTGCAGAACCTCGTAATCCGGTACCTTAGCAATCATGGCTTATACCATGAGCTCTTGTATGTCTACCTCCATTCCGGGGCTTCCGGTTGCCCTTCTGATGACTTTACGTTTCCATTCGTCATCAAGGCGTGCGCGGCGCTGGCTGCGATTAGGACTGGGAAAGAGGTTCATGGAGTCGTGATAAGAACTGGGTTTGAGCAAAACCTTGTTATACAGACTGCATTGGTTGATTTCTATGCGAAAACCGGTTGTATGGGGATGGCACGTCAAATGATTGATAGAATTCCTCAACCAGATTTGGTTGCTTGGAATGCACTCATTGCTGGTTATTCGTCGAACGGATTGAATTGGGAAGCGTTTGATGTTTTCGGGGAGATTCTCGTTATGAATTTGAAGCCGAATTTGAGCACTCTGGCCACTGTTATTCCTGTTTGCACTCGCTTGGGGTGTATGCATACCGGTAAGTCCCTACATTGCTTTGCTCTCAAATCTGGTTACctgtcgaataattttttggttcCTGCTTTGATTTCAATGTATGCCGGGGATGAGGATTTGTGTGGTGCTAGAAACTTGTTTGATTCTGTACCGGAAAAGAATGTTGTTGTTTGGAATGCTATGATTTCTGCATACACACAAATGCAGAAGGCCATCTCAGCTTTTGCGATGTTCCGTTGTATGCTTCGGGTTGACTTGCAGCCTAATTTCGTCACTTTCGTGTCCGTTATTCCCTCATGTGAGAATTCCAGTAGCCTTTCTTTCGGCGAGTCCCTTCATGCTTGTGTTATTAAACATGGATCAGAAAATCAACTGCCAATCCTAACAGCCCTTGTATCAATGTATGCCAAGCTTGGAGACACTGATTCATCCCAGTATCTTTTCGAGCCAATGCCCAGTAAAAACCTTCTTTTGTGGAACTCAATGATTTCTGGGTACGTGTACAACGGGCTATGGAATTTAAGTCTCGGTGTATTTCGTGAAATGCAATTTTCAGGGTTTGTTCCAGATGCAGTCTCCATCGTTAGTGTTCTTTCTGCTTGCTCCAAACTTGAGGCGGATTTAGTGGGGAAGTCTGTGCATGCATTTAGTATTAGGAAGGGTTTCCTCTCAAATCTCAATCTGTCAAATGCCCTGTTGGCATTTTACTCTGATTGTCATCGCCTCTCCTATTCAATTACTTTGCTGCGTGAAATGCCTACAAAAAATTCCATAACATGGAACACGTTAATATCCGGTTGTGTGCACCACTGCAAGATGGAAAAGGCGGTTGCCTTTTACCACCAGATGCAGAAAGAGGGCTTCCAGTTGGACCTAGTCACCCTGATAAGCATACTCCCTAGTCTCGGTGAGAAGGAAAGCTTAGGGCAAGGAATGGCTATTCATGGTTACGCTATAAAAAAAGGGTTCTCTTCTGACATTTCTATGGGAAATTCACTTATTAGCATGTATTGCAACTGTGGAGACCTTGATGCTGGGACGTTACTTTTCAAAGTCATGCCAACAAGGAGTGTGGTGTCTTGGAATGCTCTGATGACTGGCTTCCGAAACCACAATTTACAGAATGAGGTTTGGGTCTTGTTTGGTGAAATGATAAAGGATGATGAGAGACCAAATTACGTAACTTTGCTAAATTTATTGCCAGCATGCCGCACACAATTACAGGGTAAGTCTATCCATGCTGTCGCCTTCAGAACCGGAATTGTAGAAGAAACCCCTCTCCATACATCACTTATGTTCATGTATGCTAGATTTGAGAACATCAACTCTTGCCTGTTACAGTTCCAAACGGGAAACATGAAGGATATTTCGCTGTGGAATGCGTTCTTGTCTGTGCAGATTCAAACTAAAAATAGTGAAATTGCAGTTTCATTTTTCCGTGGATTGCTTCGGATGGGATTGGAACCCGACAATGTGACAGTTCTGAGTTTAGTTTCTGCTTGTGTTCAACTCAATAGCCTCAATCTTGCAGATTCTGTAACGGCGTACACAATACGAAAAGGCTTTGACAAAGATCTGGTTATCAGCAATGCCCTAATCAATATGCTTGCAAGATGCGGAAACATATTGAGTGCAAGGAAGCTGTTTGAAGGGCTGGTTGAAAAGGATTCCGTGTCGTGGAATGTGATGATTAATGGATACGGTCTGCACGGGGACGGTGAAGGTGCCCTAGATCTTTTCTTGCAGATGAAGCTTTCAGGAGTAAAACCTAATGGGATTACATATTCAAGTATTCTATCAGCCTGCAGCCATTGCGGCTTGGTCGAGCAAGGCCGGTTGGTATTCAACTCTATGGCGGAACGTGGGATATCACCCGAAATCGAGCATTATGCCTGCATGGTGGATCTTTTCGGAAGAACAG
- the LOC126613883 gene encoding probable calcium-binding protein CML20 yields MASLYRGPSRKEKPRGRHHGLTQQKRQEIKEAFELFDTDGSGTIDAKELNVAMRALGFEMTEEQIHQMIADVDKDGSGAIDFDEFAHMMTAKIGERDTKEELMKAFQLIDLDRNGKISAADIKSIAKDLGENFTDREIQEMIEEADRDRDGEVNADEFIRMMKRTAYGY; encoded by the exons ATG GCAAGCCTTTACAGAGGGCCATCTAGGAAGGAGAAACCCAGAGGGCGACATCACGGGTTAACTCAACAAAAGAGGCAAGAGATTAAGGAGGCATTCGAGTTATTCGACACCGATGGCTCGG GCACTATTGATGCCAAGGAGCTGAATGTTGCCATGAG GGCTCTCGGTTTTGAGATGACCGAAGAG CAAATTCATCAAATGATTGCAGATGTTGACAAGGATGGCAGTGGTGCTATCGACTTTGATGAGTTTGCTCACATGATGACCGCCAAAATTGGAGAACGAGACACAAAGGAGGAGCTCATGAAAGCATTCCAGCTCATCGACCTAGATCGCAAT GGAAAGATATCTGCAGCAGACATTAAGAGCATTGCAAAGGATCTGGGTGAGAACTTCACTGACAGAGAGATCCAAGAGATGATTGAGGAAGCAGACCGAGATC GTGATGGAGAAGTTAATGCTGATGAGTTTATCAGGATGATGAAGAGAACAGCATACGGGTATTAG